The following are from one region of the Nicotiana tabacum cultivar K326 chromosome 3, ASM71507v2, whole genome shotgun sequence genome:
- the LOC107832216 gene encoding uncharacterized protein LOC107832216, with product MRSHERRGPVAVGSSGGNGGGELFWTAGNWLNRTGSVGGGYSHESEPDLAAMVSDFLESSSVGAESRYSSDNDSGFSDLALLADRISLHKHSVDQYESDLTMVVHSLILSLGESCYLSKPETCNASCIRSNLVKLLQSCGYAAALCSTKWQGCGKIPGGEHEYIEVISHENDGCSERYIIDIDFRSHFEIARAVKSYNVVLNCLPPVYVGTVRKLKLYLQAMVEAAKCSLKQNSMPLPPWRSLPYLESKWESSSQRVSNFQVQSNIGPTKSSHQHCTELLWRIKSSIESEIKAKGFLVPKNCRKMQGLKIDKLRHSSPVTP from the exons ATGAGGAGTCACGAACGCCGAGGCCCAGTGGCCGTCGGCAGCAGCGGCGGCAACGGAGGAGGAGAACTATTCTGGACAGCCGGAAATTGGCTCAATAGAACCGGCAGCGTCGGCGGTGGTTACAGTCACGAGAGCGAACCTGACTTGGCTGCTATGGTTAGTGATTTTTTGGAAAGTAGTAGTGTCGGTGCGGAGTCTCGGTATAGCAGTGATAATGATTCTGGTTTCTCCGATCTCGCTCTTCTCGCTGATAGGATTTCG TTACACAAGCACTCAGTGGACCAGTATGAAAGTGATCTAACAATGGTGGTTCATTCGCTGATTCTTTCGTTGGGCGAGTCTTGCTATCTTAGCAAGCCTGAGACTTGCAATGCGAGCTGCATCAGATCTAATCTAGTGAAGCTCCTACAGTCTTGCGGTTATGCTGCAGCTTTGTGTTCAACCAAGTGGCAGGGTTGTGGAAAGATTCCTGGAG GTGAACATGAGTACATTGAGGTGATCTCCCATGAAAATGATGGATGCTCTGAAAGGTATATCATTGACATCGACTTCAGGAGCCACTTTGAAATTGCAAGAGCTGTCAAATCCTACAATGTGGTTTTGAATTGTCTTCCACCAGTTTATGTTGGCACAGTAAGAAAGCTTAAGCTGTATCTTCAGGCCATGGTGGAAGCAGCAAAATGTTCACTCAAACAGAACTCAATGCCTCTTCCTCCGTGGCGATCCCTTCCTTATCTGGAATCCAAGTGGGAATCATCCAGTCAAAGAGTATCCAATTTTCAGGTCCAGAGCAACATCGGCCCCACTAAATCATCTCATCAGCATTGCACTGAGCTGTTGTGGAGGATAAAATCCAGTATTGAATCTGAAATCAAAGCCAAAGGATTTTTGGTACCCAAAAACTGTAGAAAGATGCAGGGGCTAAAGATTGATAAATTGAGGCATTCTTCACCAGTGACGCCATGA